The following proteins are encoded in a genomic region of Flammeovirga pectinis:
- the ccsA gene encoding cytochrome c biogenesis protein CcsA, translated as MTHFDTWVTFPYFSVGAIILWCIAGFLLFKSEKKSSKETTALLVALGGVITIGAFITILWISLERPPLRTLGETRLWYGFFLSAVGLIAYLRWRYKWFVGYSLAMASLFLLITLSNPDTYNKALMPALQSPWFVPHVVVYIFAYALLAASSLVAFHGLYQHSKNQLVQETLDMANNLAYIGLGFLTFGLLFGALWAKEAWGHYWTWDPKETWAFLTWLSYLTYVHLRYRHPDAVKKPLWALALSFGILLICWFGVNYLPSAQQSVHTYTQ; from the coding sequence ATGACACATTTTGATACTTGGGTTACATTCCCATATTTTTCAGTTGGAGCAATTATCTTATGGTGTATTGCTGGTTTCTTGTTATTTAAAAGTGAAAAAAAATCATCTAAAGAAACAACCGCCTTACTTGTTGCTCTTGGAGGAGTAATAACGATAGGTGCATTTATAACAATATTGTGGATTTCTTTAGAACGACCTCCTTTAAGAACTTTAGGTGAAACTAGATTATGGTATGGTTTCTTTTTATCTGCAGTAGGACTTATTGCTTATTTAAGGTGGCGATATAAATGGTTTGTAGGCTATAGTTTAGCTATGGCTTCTCTGTTTTTATTAATTACTTTATCAAATCCTGATACGTACAATAAGGCATTAATGCCTGCATTACAAAGCCCTTGGTTTGTCCCTCACGTGGTTGTTTATATTTTTGCATATGCTTTGTTAGCAGCCTCTTCTTTGGTAGCGTTTCATGGTTTGTATCAGCATAGTAAAAATCAACTAGTACAAGAAACATTAGATATGGCTAATAACCTGGCTTATATAGGGTTAGGTTTCTTGACTTTCGGTTTATTATTTGGTGCTTTATGGGCAAAAGAAGCTTGGGGGCATTATTGGACATGGGATCCAAAAGAAACTTGGGCATTCTTAACTTGGTTAAGTTATTTAACGTATGTTCATTTAAGATATAGACATCCTGATGCAGTCAAAAAACCATTATGGGCATTGGCTTTATCATTTGGAATTTTATTGATCTGTTGGTTTGGAGTAAATTACTTACCATCGGCACAGCAAAGTGTTCATACCTACACACAATAG
- a CDS encoding cytochrome c biogenesis protein ResB, whose amino-acid sequence MTRPTHEQRTPLWQFPWGYAESFIFGIGLFLTGCILQYTIGSVKAVHYPLNMYFMLTFWFGLGFVHYFAKKTSVVKWLRSVPLAVASSVLVLVLVVVMGTIPQASYDPTIELDPLGFSNMTESWPFAFVMFLMLTNLGLATWNRILPFKLKNLGFIFNHLGLWVTVVAAGLGSGDLQRLSMDLYEGKTEWKAYDKDLNDVELPLAIKLNKFSITEFPPKIAFANRETGKVMSKGENAFVMIDPDLKAYLYKDWKVEIVKYLYESAPVNGVYQQFNDDGAAPAALIKLTNQNTGKTVEGWICAGSFRFDGATLQVDDEYEIGILPPEAKKFSSNVTLYTKDGEQKTTDLEVNYPIEVGGWKVYQLSYDERFGRWSKLSVVELVRDPWLPVVYIGIFMMMIGAAYIIWTGQKQS is encoded by the coding sequence ATGACAAGACCAACACACGAACAACGCACTCCTCTATGGCAATTTCCATGGGGTTATGCCGAATCTTTTATTTTTGGTATCGGGTTGTTTTTAACCGGCTGTATTCTTCAATATACTATTGGTAGTGTTAAAGCAGTACACTACCCACTAAACATGTATTTTATGCTAACCTTTTGGTTTGGGTTAGGCTTTGTACATTATTTTGCAAAAAAGACTTCTGTAGTTAAATGGTTGCGTTCTGTACCATTAGCTGTTGCTTCATCTGTACTTGTATTAGTTTTGGTTGTGGTGATGGGAACTATCCCTCAAGCATCTTACGACCCTACTATTGAATTGGATCCATTGGGTTTTTCTAATATGACAGAAAGCTGGCCTTTCGCATTTGTCATGTTTTTGATGTTAACCAACCTAGGTTTAGCAACATGGAATAGGATCCTTCCTTTTAAGTTGAAAAACTTAGGTTTCATTTTTAATCATTTAGGTTTATGGGTAACAGTTGTTGCTGCCGGTTTAGGTAGCGGAGACCTTCAACGTTTATCAATGGATTTATACGAAGGAAAAACAGAATGGAAAGCTTACGATAAAGACTTAAATGATGTTGAGCTACCACTTGCTATCAAGCTTAATAAATTTTCAATTACAGAATTCCCTCCTAAAATAGCTTTTGCTAACCGAGAAACTGGTAAAGTAATGAGCAAAGGAGAGAATGCTTTTGTAATGATTGATCCGGATTTAAAAGCGTATTTATATAAAGACTGGAAAGTTGAAATTGTAAAATACCTTTATGAGTCTGCCCCTGTAAATGGTGTATACCAACAATTTAATGACGATGGAGCTGCTCCTGCTGCTTTAATTAAATTGACAAATCAGAACACAGGAAAAACCGTTGAAGGATGGATTTGTGCAGGTTCGTTTCGTTTTGATGGAGCTACTTTACAAGTAGACGATGAATATGAAATTGGTATTCTACCTCCAGAAGCCAAGAAATTTAGTTCTAATGTTACTTTATACACTAAAGATGGAGAACAAAAAACTACAGACTTAGAGGTAAATTACCCTATTGAAGTAGGGGGGTGGAAAGTATATCAATTAAGTTATGATGAACGCTTTGGACGTTGGTCTAAACTAAGTGTAGTTGAATTGGTGAGAGACCCATGGTTACCAGTTGTATATATTGGTATCTTTATGATGATGATAGGTGCTGCTTACATCATTTGGACTGGCCAAAAACAATCATAG
- the nrfA gene encoding ammonia-forming cytochrome c nitrite reductase, translated as MSLKKIINDKPAVGWLIFALSMAVVFGLGLLASSITERRLEGEYLNAQKRPIAKLEPRNEVWGENYPREFESYYETKDTTFRSKHGGGAMIDMLEEDPRLVILWAGYGFSKDYNQGRGHAYAIDDIQNSLRTGGPLNENEGPMPATCWTCKSPDVPRLMNELGVEEFYKGKWARHGAEIVNPIGCADCHDEKSMDLKITRPALIEAFEAQGKDISKASHQEMRSLVCAQCHVEYYFDKKLPGKEGTPYLKFPWRDGMTVDDMEKYYDEIDFSDWTHKLSRAPMLKTQHPDYELFTEGIHGQRGVSCADCHMPYKSEGGQKFTDHKLQSPLNNVANSCQVCHRESEGSLIKSVYERQDKIIETRNELEKMLVRAHIEAKTAWDNGATEKQMEPILKAIRHAQWRWDFTAASHGGSFHAPVEMGRIVATGMDRVLDARVRLARLLSKLGVGDVAYPNIQTKALAQKYIGMDLKKLEAEKEKFKEELLPKWIEEAQKREATYDEKFYQSK; from the coding sequence ATGTCACTTAAGAAAATTATTAATGATAAACCAGCGGTAGGTTGGCTAATATTCGCCCTTAGTATGGCTGTAGTATTTGGCCTAGGTTTATTAGCGTCTTCAATTACTGAAAGAAGATTAGAAGGTGAGTATTTAAATGCTCAGAAAAGACCTATAGCGAAGTTAGAACCAAGAAATGAAGTTTGGGGAGAAAATTACCCAAGAGAATTTGAGTCTTATTACGAAACTAAAGATACTACTTTTAGAAGTAAGCACGGCGGTGGAGCTATGATTGATATGTTAGAAGAAGATCCTAGATTGGTTATTCTTTGGGCAGGTTATGGTTTTTCTAAAGATTACAACCAAGGTAGAGGACACGCTTATGCGATAGATGATATCCAAAATTCTTTAAGAACAGGTGGTCCTTTAAACGAAAATGAAGGTCCTATGCCAGCAACTTGTTGGACATGTAAATCTCCAGACGTTCCAAGGTTAATGAACGAGTTAGGAGTAGAAGAATTTTATAAAGGAAAATGGGCGCGTCATGGTGCAGAAATTGTAAACCCAATTGGGTGTGCAGATTGTCACGATGAGAAATCTATGGACTTAAAAATTACTCGTCCAGCATTAATTGAAGCTTTTGAAGCACAAGGGAAAGATATTTCTAAAGCATCTCACCAAGAAATGAGATCATTAGTATGTGCACAATGTCACGTTGAATATTATTTTGATAAGAAGTTACCTGGTAAAGAAGGAACTCCTTACTTAAAATTCCCTTGGAGAGACGGTATGACTGTTGATGACATGGAGAAATACTATGACGAAATCGACTTCAGTGATTGGACGCATAAATTATCTCGTGCACCAATGTTAAAAACTCAACACCCAGACTACGAATTATTCACAGAAGGTATTCACGGTCAAAGAGGTGTTTCTTGTGCAGATTGTCATATGCCTTACAAATCAGAAGGTGGACAAAAATTCACAGATCATAAATTACAATCTCCTCTTAACAACGTTGCAAATTCTTGCCAAGTTTGTCATAGAGAATCAGAAGGTAGCTTAATCAAGAGCGTTTACGAACGTCAAGATAAGATTATCGAAACAAGAAATGAGCTAGAAAAAATGTTAGTAAGAGCACACATCGAAGCAAAAACTGCTTGGGATAATGGTGCTACTGAAAAACAAATGGAACCAATCTTAAAAGCTATCCGTCACGCACAATGGAGATGGGACTTTACAGCTGCATCTCATGGTGGTTCTTTCCACGCTCCTGTAGAAATGGGTAGAATTGTAGCTACTGGTATGGATAGAGTGTTAGATGCTCGTGTAAGATTAGCGCGTCTTCTTTCTAAATTAGGTGTTGGCGATGTTGCTTACCCTAATATCCAAACTAAAGCACTTGCTCAAAAGTACATTGGAATGGATTTGAAGAAGTTAGAAGCTGAAAAAGAAAAATTCAAGGAAGAATTACTTCCAAAATGGATTGAGGAAGCTCAAAAACGTGAGGCGACTTACGATGAGAAATTCTACCAATCTAAATAA
- the nrfH gene encoding cytochrome c nitrite reductase small subunit gives MGKSILRYIIPPPEWRFAAIISIGMLAGVATYTLYVSNAFSYLSDDPKACVNCHLMAPEYATWQHSSHRDNASCNDCHVPQDNIFNKYFFKAKDGLYHASMFTLRMEPQVIQIKEASSDVVQANCERCHNNLNENIGLLDSNTKMAIHGEGRLCWDCHREVPHGRVKSQSSTPNARVPVKGSPTPAWLKSIMSK, from the coding sequence ATGGGAAAATCGATACTACGTTACATAATTCCACCACCTGAGTGGAGGTTTGCGGCTATCATTTCCATAGGTATGTTAGCTGGAGTAGCTACTTACACACTTTATGTGTCTAATGCGTTTTCGTATTTATCAGATGATCCGAAAGCATGTGTAAACTGTCACCTAATGGCTCCGGAATATGCAACATGGCAACATAGTTCGCATAGAGATAATGCTTCTTGTAATGATTGTCATGTACCACAAGACAATATTTTTAACAAGTATTTCTTTAAAGCGAAAGATGGATTATACCATGCGAGTATGTTCACATTAAGAATGGAACCTCAGGTAATTCAAATTAAAGAAGCAAGTAGCGACGTTGTACAGGCCAATTGTGAAAGATGTCACAATAATCTAAATGAAAATATTGGATTATTAGATAGCAACACTAAAATGGCAATACACGGAGAGGGTCGATTATGTTGGGATTGCCATAGAGAAGTACCTCACGGCAGAGTCAAAAGTCAATCTTCTACTCCAAATGCTCGGGTACCTGTGAAAGGAAGTCCAACGCCTGCTTGGCTAAAATCGATTATGAGTAAATAA
- a CDS encoding SpoVR family protein has protein sequence MDWTLDDLARWNDKIERVAQDCGLDYYPQEFEVCDYHDMIGYQSYVGMPSRYPHWSFGKSFEKQNTMYKLGMSGLAYEMVINSNPCLAYLMIDNPLSMQILVMAHVYGHNDFFKNNINFSHTRAELALESFKLNADRIRSYIETPNIGYEGVERILDAAHAISFHVDRNQRIVRLSEDEQKLRHFGQLNRERATWDDLKIEVDKEEEFIPTLSEDLLLFLIEHSRFLEDWEKDILRIVRDETLYFLPQMETKIMNEGWASFWHYTILHKLNLPPAMHVDFIRSHNQVIRPHLGGLNPYHIGFTLMTHLAGKKDMFEYEINNQIFDTRTIDRDASFLRRFLTQELMEELGLFEYDQNNGQVKVSNVSNDFKGWKEVRDTLIAQTGTGSIPIIKVKGIAPLSNTLQLQHEFDGRELELGYVNKTLAYISTLWSNFPVVLETNVEGKGVSCEFKNGEFSVSQNEIEDE, from the coding sequence ATGGACTGGACATTAGATGATTTAGCCCGTTGGAACGATAAGATAGAAAGAGTTGCGCAAGATTGTGGTTTAGATTACTACCCACAGGAATTCGAAGTTTGTGATTATCATGATATGATTGGTTACCAATCGTATGTTGGAATGCCTTCAAGGTATCCTCATTGGAGTTTTGGGAAGTCTTTCGAGAAACAAAATACTATGTATAAGTTAGGTATGTCTGGCTTAGCATACGAAATGGTTATTAACTCAAACCCATGCTTGGCTTACCTTATGATTGATAATCCATTATCTATGCAAATATTGGTAATGGCTCACGTTTATGGACACAATGATTTTTTTAAGAACAATATAAATTTCTCACATACAAGAGCAGAGTTAGCATTAGAATCATTTAAGTTAAATGCAGACAGAATTAGATCATATATAGAAACTCCTAATATTGGTTATGAAGGAGTAGAAAGAATTCTTGATGCAGCACATGCAATTAGTTTTCATGTTGATAGAAATCAACGTATAGTAAGGTTGTCTGAAGATGAACAAAAACTAAGACACTTTGGGCAGTTAAATAGAGAAAGAGCTACTTGGGACGATTTGAAAATTGAAGTTGATAAAGAAGAAGAGTTTATTCCAACTCTATCAGAAGACCTATTATTATTTCTAATTGAACATAGCCGTTTTTTAGAAGATTGGGAAAAAGATATATTGAGAATTGTACGTGATGAAACTTTGTACTTTCTGCCCCAAATGGAAACAAAAATTATGAACGAAGGGTGGGCAAGTTTTTGGCATTATACTATTCTGCATAAACTTAATCTACCACCAGCAATGCACGTAGATTTTATCCGGTCACATAATCAAGTAATTCGCCCTCATTTAGGTGGTTTGAATCCTTATCATATAGGCTTTACGCTAATGACACATTTGGCAGGGAAAAAAGATATGTTTGAATACGAAATCAATAATCAAATTTTTGATACGAGAACAATTGATAGAGATGCGTCTTTTTTGAGGAGATTTCTTACACAAGAATTAATGGAAGAACTTGGTTTATTTGAGTACGATCAAAATAATGGGCAGGTTAAAGTTTCAAACGTATCAAATGATTTTAAAGGTTGGAAAGAAGTCAGAGATACATTAATTGCTCAAACTGGTACGGGAAGTATTCCAATTATTAAAGTGAAGGGAATTGCACCTTTATCAAATACATTACAATTACAACACGAATTTGATGGGAGAGAATTAGAGCTTGGGTATGTCAATAAAACATTAGCTTATATATCTACTTTATGGTCGAATTTTCCTGTTGTTTTAGAGACAAATGTAGAGGGGAAAGGAGTGAGTTGTGAATTTAAAAATGGAGAGTTTTCTGTTTCTCAAAATGAAATAGAAGACGAATAA
- a CDS encoding YeaH/YhbH family protein, protein MAIFKEFSKQKRDRSVADRQRHKDLVKDKIKKGIADVIANESIIGQNKDKKIKVPIQGIKEYRFVYGSNKSKGAAQGTGQEQKGQVIQDQNAPAQKGQGKGEAGQDPGEDIYETEITLEEAIGLMFEDLELPDMDKKKYFQTDTEVFRKLVGYQKKGIRARLSKRKTMMNRIKRMKAKGVDSITLKEEEELFPFHNDDLVYRRLQVDTEEHSNAVVMCLMDTSGSMDQTKKYLARSFYFMLYTFLQTRYENTEIVFIAHHTTAKEVTEDEFFHKGESGGTIISSAYQKALEIIEERYNPVLWNIYAFHCSDGDNFSSDNKKAIECATKLSEVCNLFGYGEIKPDMGYSWSTMLDEYKKIEEDNFVCLRMRSKDAVWPALKKFLNKDKTNSLMD, encoded by the coding sequence ATGGCTATTTTTAAAGAGTTTAGTAAACAGAAAAGAGATCGTTCTGTTGCAGATAGGCAGCGTCACAAAGATTTAGTAAAAGATAAAATAAAGAAAGGCATTGCTGATGTAATTGCAAACGAATCGATTATTGGACAGAACAAAGACAAGAAGATTAAAGTACCCATTCAAGGTATTAAGGAGTATCGGTTTGTGTATGGCTCAAATAAAAGTAAAGGTGCAGCACAAGGAACAGGACAGGAGCAAAAAGGACAAGTTATTCAAGATCAGAATGCTCCTGCTCAGAAGGGACAAGGTAAAGGGGAAGCAGGACAAGACCCTGGAGAAGATATTTATGAAACAGAAATAACTTTAGAAGAAGCTATTGGCTTAATGTTCGAAGATTTAGAACTTCCTGATATGGATAAGAAGAAGTATTTTCAGACCGATACTGAGGTATTTCGAAAATTGGTGGGGTATCAGAAAAAAGGCATTCGTGCTCGTTTATCAAAAAGAAAAACAATGATGAACAGAATTAAGCGAATGAAAGCAAAAGGGGTTGATAGCATCACGTTAAAAGAAGAGGAAGAACTATTTCCGTTTCATAACGATGACCTAGTTTACAGAAGGCTTCAGGTAGATACAGAGGAACATTCTAATGCAGTTGTAATGTGTTTAATGGATACTTCTGGCTCTATGGATCAAACAAAAAAATACCTTGCAAGAAGTTTCTATTTTATGCTATATACCTTTTTACAAACGAGGTATGAAAATACTGAAATTGTTTTTATTGCCCATCATACAACAGCAAAAGAGGTGACCGAAGATGAATTCTTTCATAAAGGAGAATCAGGAGGTACAATTATATCTTCAGCATATCAAAAGGCATTAGAAATTATAGAAGAAAGGTACAATCCTGTACTATGGAATATTTATGCATTTCATTGTTCTGATGGAGATAACTTTTCATCTGATAATAAAAAAGCAATAGAGTGTGCAACCAAACTTAGCGAGGTTTGTAATCTATTTGGCTACGGTGAAATAAAACCAGATATGGGATATTCTTGGTCTACAATGTTAGATGAGTACAAGAAAATTGAAGAAGATAATTTTGTTTGTTTAAGAATGAGGTCTAAAGATGCTGTATGGCCTGCTTTAAAGAAGTTTTTAAATAAAGACAAGACAAATTCTTTAATGGATTAA
- a CDS encoding serine protein kinase, which produces MNAANDQNEFKKLFDSYRKSKSKEVKSISFLDYLEEVQKSSELSDLAHKRMYKSITSNGFSNLDTEKDVRLRRIFGPHTKLKSYNFFKDEFFGIERVLQKLVRYFHSAALKGEESRQVLFLVGPVGAGKSSLIEKLKSGLEESAPFYFLEGSPMNTNPLLAIPKELRPEMESRLGVEIEGELDPVTQYILDNEYNGDFTKFKVIKREFSIRKRHGIGMVPPVDPNNQDTSVLIGSEDISKLDRYSEDDPRVLTLNGAFNVGNRGLVEFIEVFKNEIEYLHVMLTATQEKRIPAPGKHGMIYFDGVILAHSNEAEWNRFKADHTNEAILDRIVKVEVPYVLEISEEIKIYKKIINKSDFNAHIAPHSLEIASMFAILTRLKPTNKCDLLTKLKLYNGDEVTENGQSKRINVLELKDEHEDEGMSGISTRFIMKSLDNALSDTETNTIHPIAVLDALQTKLKEEPMAGDVKDSYMHILKDILYKEYLKMLEGDITKAFVHAYDEQAESLFQNYLDHVEAYVLKRKVTSQNNEELDPDVKFLDSIEQQIGITGTAADGFRQDVMSYVTHILRRNGELHYSSYEPLKEAIEKKLMASVKDITRIILKAKTRDDSQKSKYNEMVNQMISMGYNEESVEAVLSFASNNLWKD; this is translated from the coding sequence ATGAATGCTGCAAATGACCAAAATGAGTTCAAGAAACTCTTTGATTCCTATCGAAAATCAAAAAGTAAAGAAGTAAAAAGTATCTCATTTTTAGATTACTTAGAAGAGGTTCAAAAATCTTCAGAATTATCAGATTTAGCCCATAAGCGGATGTATAAATCAATTACATCAAATGGCTTTTCTAATCTAGATACAGAAAAAGATGTTCGTTTAAGAAGAATTTTTGGACCTCATACAAAACTTAAAAGTTATAATTTTTTTAAAGATGAATTTTTTGGAATTGAAAGGGTACTACAAAAGTTAGTGCGGTACTTTCATTCTGCAGCTTTAAAAGGAGAGGAAAGCAGACAAGTCCTATTTTTAGTAGGTCCTGTTGGTGCTGGTAAATCATCATTAATAGAAAAATTAAAAAGTGGATTAGAAGAATCAGCACCTTTTTACTTTTTAGAGGGTTCTCCCATGAATACTAATCCTTTATTGGCAATACCAAAAGAGTTACGTCCAGAAATGGAAAGTAGATTAGGTGTGGAAATTGAAGGAGAGTTAGACCCTGTAACGCAATATATTCTTGACAACGAATACAATGGCGACTTTACAAAGTTTAAAGTTATAAAAAGGGAATTTAGTATTCGGAAAAGACATGGTATTGGAATGGTACCTCCTGTAGATCCAAATAACCAAGATACATCTGTATTAATTGGGTCCGAAGATATTTCTAAATTAGACAGGTACAGTGAAGACGACCCAAGGGTTCTGACACTTAATGGAGCTTTTAATGTAGGCAACCGTGGATTAGTGGAGTTTATTGAGGTGTTTAAAAACGAGATTGAATACCTACATGTAATGCTTACGGCTACACAAGAAAAAAGAATTCCTGCACCGGGTAAACACGGCATGATCTATTTTGATGGTGTAATTTTAGCACACTCTAATGAAGCGGAATGGAATAGGTTTAAGGCAGATCATACTAATGAAGCAATATTAGACCGTATTGTGAAAGTTGAAGTCCCTTATGTTTTAGAAATATCAGAAGAGATTAAGATTTACAAGAAAATTATAAATAAGTCAGATTTTAATGCACATATAGCTCCACATTCTCTAGAGATAGCTTCTATGTTTGCTATTCTTACCCGATTAAAACCTACCAATAAATGTGATTTACTCACAAAACTTAAATTGTATAATGGTGACGAAGTAACTGAAAATGGTCAATCGAAGCGTATAAATGTTCTTGAGTTAAAAGATGAACACGAAGATGAGGGAATGAGCGGTATTTCTACTCGTTTTATCATGAAATCATTAGATAACGCTTTATCAGATACTGAAACCAATACAATACACCCAATAGCTGTTTTAGATGCTTTACAAACTAAGTTAAAAGAAGAGCCAATGGCAGGGGATGTGAAGGATAGTTACATGCACATCTTAAAGGATATTTTATACAAAGAATATCTGAAAATGTTAGAAGGAGATATTACAAAAGCATTTGTACATGCTTATGATGAACAAGCAGAGTCGTTATTCCAAAATTACTTAGACCATGTAGAGGCCTATGTATTAAAGCGTAAAGTAACTAGTCAGAATAACGAAGAACTTGATCCAGATGTGAAATTTTTAGATTCTATAGAACAACAAATCGGTATAACCGGAACAGCTGCAGATGGTTTTAGACAAGATGTAATGAGTTATGTTACTCACATTTTACGTCGTAATGGAGAATTACATTATTCTAGCTACGAACCATTAAAAGAAGCAATAGAGAAGAAGCTTATGGCTTCTGTAAAAGATATTACAAGAATAATTTTAAAAGCTAAAACAAGAGACGATAGCCAGAAATCGAAATATAATGAAATGGTAAATCAAATGATAAGTATGGGCTACAACGAAGAAAGTGTAGAAGCAGTACTATCGTTTGCATCAAATAATTTGTGGAAAGATTAA
- a CDS encoding WG repeat-containing protein: MKSTITVILLTLFLCVNNSIATTEKDKLIPVSKDNKWGYCNTSNNLVINYLFDDVNPFSDSGLAIVTLKQKKGVIDLNGEWVIKPKYLEIKQTLVDKEFIVYNTKNKAGIISGNEDKLLPLKYDSIRVFDQFDTYLVYQNNSCGLYSVKEGKWKIDPVYKSLVFDVNNFLLIENEQGVGILDPVSYSMITEPKVSHSKSRGIATTELITFDKWDDISAIKTVNGYNLINKKGQLLTQPSESQIREIDTEYYQSQGFNLADNALYISKNIIYSLEDDGTIVTSELEDHKVEAHPSLEIKKVAAGSYVLYNDDEEIPLSYDSLVYFNHRVLQGISFDSETGETKHTLISLDEDNLGEILVNDYESLRSYSPVLEDDKPVEWIIVMDDQNKQGVYDIDLNEFVVDIKYDQLYTPYVEDYGLLIVGNRGDKYAFYDINKRSLVTDMRYESTVGHEIELTHEILLLERKVKDGPARQVTDLYSLKDDKLTGKSINGHSISMRHQKGTVHYSNNRKGWEQNIDYQFSEFAPEHYAFMFLQDKGDGKIGIGFLDKDFNTVFPSKYATVEFVEEGNPYLKVTDFEFNEGIVKTDGSVVVPLGKYVSVGAMKDGMAPVVDQNGRSFYINEKGEEYSVND, from the coding sequence ATGAAGTCTACTATCACAGTTATATTGTTAACCCTATTTTTATGTGTAAATAATAGTATTGCTACTACAGAAAAAGACAAGTTAATACCCGTAAGTAAAGATAATAAATGGGGATATTGTAATACGTCCAATAATCTAGTAATCAATTACTTATTTGATGATGTGAACCCGTTTAGCGACAGTGGTTTAGCTATTGTTACTCTAAAACAGAAAAAAGGTGTAATTGATTTAAATGGGGAATGGGTAATTAAACCTAAATATTTAGAAATAAAGCAAACTTTAGTAGATAAAGAATTCATTGTCTATAACACTAAGAACAAAGCCGGAATAATTAGTGGTAATGAAGATAAACTATTACCCTTGAAATATGATAGTATCCGAGTTTTTGATCAGTTTGATACATATTTAGTATATCAAAATAATAGTTGTGGATTGTATAGTGTTAAAGAAGGAAAATGGAAGATAGATCCAGTTTATAAATCTTTAGTTTTTGATGTAAATAACTTTCTTTTAATAGAAAACGAACAAGGTGTAGGTATTTTAGATCCTGTATCATACAGTATGATTACAGAACCAAAAGTTTCTCATTCAAAAAGTAGAGGAATAGCAACTACAGAATTGATCACTTTTGATAAATGGGATGATATCTCTGCTATTAAAACAGTAAACGGTTATAACCTAATTAATAAAAAAGGACAGTTACTAACTCAGCCTTCAGAAAGTCAGATTAGAGAAATTGATACTGAATATTATCAGTCTCAAGGATTTAATTTAGCAGATAATGCACTTTATATCTCTAAGAATATAATTTATTCTTTAGAAGATGATGGTACTATTGTAACATCAGAATTAGAAGATCATAAAGTGGAAGCTCACCCAAGTTTAGAAATTAAGAAAGTAGCTGCAGGTAGTTATGTGCTCTATAATGATGATGAAGAAATACCTCTAAGTTATGACAGCTTAGTTTACTTTAATCACAGAGTTTTACAAGGCATATCTTTTGATTCTGAAACAGGGGAAACAAAACACACATTAATATCTTTAGATGAAGATAATTTAGGCGAGATTCTAGTAAACGATTATGAATCTTTGAGAAGCTATTCTCCAGTATTAGAAGATGACAAACCTGTAGAATGGATTATCGTAATGGATGACCAAAATAAGCAAGGTGTTTATGATATAGATTTAAATGAGTTTGTTGTAGATATTAAATACGATCAACTTTATACCCCTTATGTAGAAGATTACGGTCTTTTAATTGTCGGTAACAGAGGAGATAAGTATGCTTTTTACGATATTAATAAGCGTAGTCTTGTTACAGATATGAGATACGAATCTACGGTGGGGCATGAAATTGAACTTACACATGAGATACTTTTATTGGAACGCAAAGTGAAAGACGGCCCAGCAAGACAAGTAACGGATCTTTACTCATTAAAAGATGATAAACTTACAGGAAAGTCTATAAATGGACATTCTATTTCTATGCGACACCAAAAAGGAACGGTACATTATAGTAACAACCGTAAAGGGTGGGAACAAAATATAGACTATCAATTTTCTGAATTTGCACCAGAGCATTACGCCTTTATGTTCTTACAAGATAAAGGAGATGGGAAAATTGGAATTGGCTTTTTAGATAAAGATTTTAATACGGTTTTTCCTTCAAAATATGCAACAGTAGAATTTGTAGAAGAAGGTAATCCGTATTTAAAAGTAACTGATTTTGAATTTAATGAAGGCATAGTAAAAACAGACGGAAGTGTTGTTGTACCATTAGGTAAATATGTTAGCGTAGGAGCTATGAAAGACGGTATGGCACCTGTTGTAGATCAAAACGGAAGATCGTTTTATATCAATGAAAAAGGAGAGGAGTATTCTGTAAATGATTGA